One stretch of Hemibagrus wyckioides isolate EC202008001 linkage group LG01, SWU_Hwy_1.0, whole genome shotgun sequence DNA includes these proteins:
- the LOC131350183 gene encoding glutathione S-transferase kappa 1-like isoform X3, translating to MSRRKMSQVTRCDSNDSNLLNFGTFPRPHCILQVSCAILRKHQMSNSRKKIELFYDVVSPYTWLAFEVLCRYRKVWNVELKLRPAYLGGVMLGSGSLTAMHFITAVAEKEKDSDRLVENVSRELWKRIWSTDQDICEPVSLSEAGLNAGLSSIEVEELLSLAQSQPIKDKLMQTTQEALDYKAFGFPLIVCHGDGKPQVYFGSDRFELIAHCIGEKWLGPQPDKPTSHL from the exons ATGAGTCGACGCAAAATGAGTCAAGTGACTCGTTGCGATTCAAATGATTCGAATCTCTTGAACTTTGGCACATTTCCGCGACCTCACTGTATTCTACAGGTCTCCTGTGCAATTTTAAGAAAACACCAG ATGTCCAACTCCAGGAAAAAGATTGAATTGTTTTACGATGTGGTTTCGCCGTATACCTGGCTGGCTTTTGAG GTGCTGTGTCGGTACAGAAAAGTCTGGAACGTCGAACTGAAACTTCGCCCCGCCTATTTGGGCGGAGTCATGCTGGGATCAG gatctCTCACCGCGATGCACTTTATAACAGCCGTAGccgagaaagagaaagacagcgaTCGCCTGGTGGAGAACGTTTCTAGAGAGCTGTGGAAGCGAATCTGGAGCACGGATCAGGACATCTGTGAgccagtgtctctctctgag GCAGGACTGAACGCTGGTTTGTCCTCCATCGAAGTGGAAGAACTACTTAGCTTGGCTCAGTCTCAGCCAATCAAAGACAAGCTGATGCAAACTACACAAGAGGCACTCGACTACAAG GCGTTTGGGTTTCCTCTCATTGTCTGTCACGGCGATGGAAAACCTCAGGTGTACTTCGGATCGGACCGATTCGAGCTCATTGCTCACTGCATCG GAGAAAAGTGGCTCGGTCCTCAACCTGACAAGCCAACGTCACATCTTTAA
- the LOC131350183 gene encoding glutathione S-transferase kappa 1-like isoform X1 has protein sequence MSRRKMSQVTRCDSNDSNLLNFGTFPRPHCILQVSCAILRKHQMSNSRKKIELFYDVVSPYTWLAFEVLCRYRKVWNVELKLRPAYLGGVMLGSGNSSPASVLNKRRYMTKDLNRLAAYMNVPLRHPSDVFEVMFKKGSLTAMHFITAVAEKEKDSDRLVENVSRELWKRIWSTDQDICEPVSLSEAGLNAGLSSIEVEELLSLAQSQPIKDKLMQTTQEALDYKAFGFPLIVCHGDGKPQVYFGSDRFELIAHCIGEKWLGPQPDKPTSHL, from the exons ATGAGTCGACGCAAAATGAGTCAAGTGACTCGTTGCGATTCAAATGATTCGAATCTCTTGAACTTTGGCACATTTCCGCGACCTCACTGTATTCTACAGGTCTCCTGTGCAATTTTAAGAAAACACCAG ATGTCCAACTCCAGGAAAAAGATTGAATTGTTTTACGATGTGGTTTCGCCGTATACCTGGCTGGCTTTTGAG GTGCTGTGTCGGTACAGAAAAGTCTGGAACGTCGAACTGAAACTTCGCCCCGCCTATTTGGGCGGAGTCATGCTGGGATCAG gtaacaGCTCACCTGCATCCGTGCTAAATAAACGTCGGTACATGACGAAGGACCTGAACCGACTGGCGGCTTACATGAACGTCCCTCTGCGTCACCCGTCCGACGTGTTTGAGGTCATGTTTAAGAaag gatctCTCACCGCGATGCACTTTATAACAGCCGTAGccgagaaagagaaagacagcgaTCGCCTGGTGGAGAACGTTTCTAGAGAGCTGTGGAAGCGAATCTGGAGCACGGATCAGGACATCTGTGAgccagtgtctctctctgag GCAGGACTGAACGCTGGTTTGTCCTCCATCGAAGTGGAAGAACTACTTAGCTTGGCTCAGTCTCAGCCAATCAAAGACAAGCTGATGCAAACTACACAAGAGGCACTCGACTACAAG GCGTTTGGGTTTCCTCTCATTGTCTGTCACGGCGATGGAAAACCTCAGGTGTACTTCGGATCGGACCGATTCGAGCTCATTGCTCACTGCATCG GAGAAAAGTGGCTCGGTCCTCAACCTGACAAGCCAACGTCACATCTTTAA
- the mboat7 gene encoding lysophospholipid acyltransferase 7, translating to MSPDELVYLGILAASIPVGVLFRYLSPPVKQKAALTLGLLITIATCGIHTLHSLCTVLGTWLIIRVNWKKAPYLSLGWTFLYLLFFRMVNWFGLPSPSPFANAIQLLLTLKMVSLAYEVQSYHFEKKKDVSSFSKSPVIGRLSQEPSLYDIFSYSYCYIGMMTGPFFRYGTYVDWLEQTDPLSLPCKAPCLSRLKMVPMYAALFLGFNYLFPLSYVRTDDFMEHNFFFRFFYMVAVFFVFRMRFYSAWCGAEAVCIAAGLGCYPQGAESKPGRGPTVQYSPEPGALVEYDFKTIQNIDCYNTDFCVKVRHGMRYWNMTVQWWLHEYIYSSAPFRAYALRAGWTMLVSAYWHGLHAGYYLSFLTIPVCIAAELAMESCVRSRLGTEGQRVFDWVHWFLKMRAYDYMCMGFVLLKASDTLHYWSSIYFIIHVVALVCIAVGRLMGGKKKEKKEEESEK from the exons ATGTCTCCAGATGAGCTGGTGTACCTGGGGATCCTCGCCGCATCCATACCCGTGGGGGTCCTGTTCCGCTACCTAA GTCCTCCAGTGAAGCAGAAGGCAGCGCTGACGTTGGGTCTCCTCATCACCATAGCCACATGCGGGatacacactttacactcacTGTGCACCGTGTTGGGAACGTGGCTGATCATCCGAGTCAactggaa AAAAGCTCCATACCTATCTCTGGGATGGACGTTCCTTTATCTTTTATTCTTTCGGATGGTCAATTGGTTCGGACTTCCTTCTCCATCACCATTCGCTAATGCCATCCAGCTTCTCCTCACCCTGAAG atggTCAGCTTGGCGTATGAGGTTCAGAGCTACCACTTCGAGAAGAAAAAGGACGTGAGCTCGTTTTCCAAGTCACCTGTGATTGGCCGTCTCTCTCAAGAGCCCTCCCTCTATGACATCTTCTCCTACAGCTACTGCTACATTGGGATGATGACCG GACCGTTCTTCCGTTATGGGACGTACGTGGACTGGCTCGAACAGACCGATCCTCTGTCTCTGCCATGTAAAGCTCCGTGCCTGAGCAGGTTGAAGATGGTTCCCATGTACGCCGCTCTCTTCCTGGGTTTTAACTACTTGTTCCCATTGTCCTACGTTCGCACCGACGACTTTATGGAGCACAACTTTTTCTTCAG GTTTTTCTACATGGTGGCAGTGTTCTTTGTGTTCCGCATGCGGTTCTACTCTGCGTGGTGTGGAGCCGAGGCCGTCTGCATCGCCGCGGGACTTGGGTGTTACCCACAGGGGGCGGAGTCTAAACCAGGACGCGGacctacagtacaatacag cccTGAGCCCGGTGCTCTGGTCGAGTACGACTTCAAAACCATCCAGAACATCGACTGCTACAACACAGACTTCTGTGTGAAGGTGCGACACGGCATGCGCTACTGGAACATGACAGTGCAGTGGTGGCTTCATGAGTACATCTACAGCAGCGCACCATTCAGAGCCTACGCcctgag aGCGGGATGGACGATGTTGGTCAGTGCATACTGGCACGGTCTGCACGCAGGCTATTACCTGTCCTTCCTCACCATCCCGGTGTGTATCGCTGCAGAGCTGGCCATGGAGTCGTGTGTGCGCTCGCGTCTCGGCACCGAGGGTCAGAGGGTGTTTGACTGGGTGCACTGGTTCCTGAAGATGCGTGCCTATGACTACATGTGCATGGGCTTCGTCCTGCTGAAGGCCAGCGACACGCTGCACTACTGGAGCTCCATTTACTTCATCATCCATGTCGTGGCGCTCGTCTGCATCGCCGTCGGACGCCTGATGGGcgggaagaagaaagagaagaaggaggaggagagcgaGAAGTGA
- the LOC131350183 gene encoding glutathione S-transferase kappa 1-like isoform X2: protein MSRRKMSQVTRCDSNDSNLLNFGTFPRPHCILQVSCAILRKHQVLCRYRKVWNVELKLRPAYLGGVMLGSGNSSPASVLNKRRYMTKDLNRLAAYMNVPLRHPSDVFEVMFKKGSLTAMHFITAVAEKEKDSDRLVENVSRELWKRIWSTDQDICEPVSLSEAGLNAGLSSIEVEELLSLAQSQPIKDKLMQTTQEALDYKAFGFPLIVCHGDGKPQVYFGSDRFELIAHCIGEKWLGPQPDKPTSHL, encoded by the exons ATGAGTCGACGCAAAATGAGTCAAGTGACTCGTTGCGATTCAAATGATTCGAATCTCTTGAACTTTGGCACATTTCCGCGACCTCACTGTATTCTACAGGTCTCCTGTGCAATTTTAAGAAAACACCAG GTGCTGTGTCGGTACAGAAAAGTCTGGAACGTCGAACTGAAACTTCGCCCCGCCTATTTGGGCGGAGTCATGCTGGGATCAG gtaacaGCTCACCTGCATCCGTGCTAAATAAACGTCGGTACATGACGAAGGACCTGAACCGACTGGCGGCTTACATGAACGTCCCTCTGCGTCACCCGTCCGACGTGTTTGAGGTCATGTTTAAGAaag gatctCTCACCGCGATGCACTTTATAACAGCCGTAGccgagaaagagaaagacagcgaTCGCCTGGTGGAGAACGTTTCTAGAGAGCTGTGGAAGCGAATCTGGAGCACGGATCAGGACATCTGTGAgccagtgtctctctctgag GCAGGACTGAACGCTGGTTTGTCCTCCATCGAAGTGGAAGAACTACTTAGCTTGGCTCAGTCTCAGCCAATCAAAGACAAGCTGATGCAAACTACACAAGAGGCACTCGACTACAAG GCGTTTGGGTTTCCTCTCATTGTCTGTCACGGCGATGGAAAACCTCAGGTGTACTTCGGATCGGACCGATTCGAGCTCATTGCTCACTGCATCG GAGAAAAGTGGCTCGGTCCTCAACCTGACAAGCCAACGTCACATCTTTAA
- the gstk1 gene encoding glutathione S-transferase kappa 1, whose protein sequence is MSRKVIELFYDVVSPYSWLGFEVLCRYRNVWNMELKLRPAFLGGVMQESGNRPPAMVPNKGLYMVNDLNRLASFMNIPLHHPSDPFEVMFSKGSLPAMRFITAVGEKEKGSDRLVENVSREVWKRIWSKDQDICEPVSLSEAGQKAGLSSSEVEEVLQLAKSQPIKDKLKQTTQEAIEYKAFGFPLIVCHGDGKPQVFFGSDRFELMAFCIGEKWLGPQPSKPTAHL, encoded by the exons ATGTCAAGGAAAGTGATTGAACTGTTCTACGACGTGGTTTCGCCGTATTCCTGGTTGGGATTTGAG GTGTTGTGTCGCTACAGAAATGTGTGGAACATGGAGCTCAAATTACGCCCCGCCTTTCTGGGCGGAGTCATGCAGGAATCAG GTAACAGGCCACCTGCGATGGTGCCAAATAAAGGTCTGTACATGGTGAATGACCTGAACCGGCTGGCGTCTTTCATGAACATCCCTCTGCATCACCCTTCCGACCCGTTTGAGGTCATGTTTAGTAAag gttctcTCCCTGCGATGCGCTTTATAACAGCCGtgggggagaaagagaaaggcagCGATCGTCTGGTGGAGAACGTTTCTAGAGAGGTGTGGAAGCGAATCTGGAGCAAGGATCAGGACATCTGTGAgccagtgtctctctctgag GCAGGACAGAAGGCTGGTTTGTCCTCCAGCGAAGTGGAAGAAGTACTCCAGCTGGCCAAATCTCAGCCAATCAAAGACAAACTGAAACAAACTACACAAGAAGCAATTGAGTACAAG GCGTTCGGGTTTCCTCTCATCGTCTGTCACGGCGACGGAAAACCTCAGGTGTTCTTTGGATCAGACCGTTTCGAGCTCATGGCTTTCTGCATCG gAGAGAAGTGGCTTGGTCCACAACCCAGCAAGCCCACTGCACATCTTTAA